A genome region from Anopheles stephensi strain Indian chromosome 2, UCI_ANSTEP_V1.0, whole genome shotgun sequence includes the following:
- the LOC118502483 gene encoding uncharacterized protein LOC118502483, protein MVLLFSIYFNLLLSYATGLVPFRYNFRRRRFESCTPCVPVAIVLLLLFAAAQYKLGRLPERMKIPKVGMQDIIHAVENLVLNGNCVLIAVQQLRFLETYRRLLTDLLANARTFARAGRVGRTQQAELLAQLVLLPCAVYTLHTSIYLTLVEWAEINIVHAVLFMVSLIPNMAHVNNFYALLFVQRLTLGEINDKLANLWTICIRPGDATQLPPPVVEVLPAARRLQLHLVEYQQCAGTVQTILRQYSLTVALYLLILFQELISKFFYQFTHFYTLSLGNDSPFELEAMGTAMILVYGFDTAQLIANCYAISEQSERIKSSVHRLSLIPGQDKYFHETIKTFLLSLNHSILKINIAGLFTMDFELLTGVSRTTRDLVAWIL, encoded by the exons atggtgctgctgttttccATCTACTTCAACCTGCTGCTCAGCTACGCCACCGGTCTCGTACCGTTCCGTTACAACTTCCGCCGAAGACGCTTCGAGTCCTGCACACCGTGCGTGCCCGTTGCAatcgtgctgctgctcctgttcGCCGCCGCACAGTACAAGCTCGGTCGGCTGCCCGAGCGCATGAAGATCCCCAAGGTGGGCATGCAGGACATCATACATGCGGTGGAAAACTTGGTCCTGAACGGCAACTGTGTGCTGATCGCCGTGCAACAATTGCGATTTCTCGAAACCTATCGTCGGCTTCTTACCGACCTGCTGGCCAACGCACGTACCTTCGCCCGTGCCGGCCGGGTCGGGCGCACCCAGCAAGCGGAACTTCTTGCCCAACTCGTACTGCTTCCGTGTGCCGTCTACACGCTGCACACGTCCATCTACCTCACGCTGGTCGAATGGGCGGAAATCAACATTGTCCATGCAGTACTCTTTATGGTCAGCCTCATTCCCAACATGGCACACGTGAACAACTTTTACGCCCTGCTGTTTGTACAGCGATTGACGCTCGGGGAAATCAACGACAAACTCGCCAACCTGTGGACCATCTGCATACGGCCCGGAGATGCGACCCAGCTACCGCCACCTGTGGTCGAAGTGCTTCCGGCAGCCCGTCGCCTCCAGCTCCATCTCGTCGAGTATCAACAGTGTGCCGGCACCGTGCAGACGATCCTGCGCCAGTACTCCCTGACGGTGGCACTGTATTTGTTAATTCTGTTCCAAGAGCTCATATCGAAG TTCTTCTATCAATTTACACACTTTTACACACTCTCGCTCGGGAATGATAGCCCGTTCGAGCTGGAGGCCATGGGAACTGCAATGATTCTCGTGTACGGGTTCGATACGGCACAGTTGATTGCGAACTGCTACGCAATATCTGAACAG AGCGAAAGGATCAAATCGTCCGTGCATCGGCTCTCGTTGATTCCCGGGCAGGATAAATATTTTCACGAGACGATTAAGACGTTCCTGCTGTCGCTGAACCATTCGATCCTGAAAATCAACATAGCTGGATTGTTTACAATGGATTTCGAGCTGCTTACCGGGGTAAGCAGAACGACGCGTGATCTGGTGGCATGGATTCTGtaa
- the LOC118504941 gene encoding accessory gland protein Acp62F-like, translated as MQAVQSFVALMLLATLYVGSSIANSYTCPPNAEFTSNAPCDYFCGIPCDYKGVTNVCICRDGYLKDPNTMQCVLEGQCSIAAEVPVLRGAPSFTFSCFTS; from the exons ATGCAGGCGGTTCAAAGTTTCGTTGCTTTGATGCTGTTGGCCACCCTTTACGTAGGATCATCGATTGCAAATTCAT ATACTTGTCCTCCCAATGCGGAATTTACCTCAAACGCGCCGTGTGATTACTTCTGCGGAATACCGTGCGATTACAAGGGTGTCACGAATGTGTGTATCTGTCGCGATGGTTACCTGAAGGATCCGAACACGATGCAGTGTGTGCTCGAGGGCCAGTGTTCGATTGCGGCCGAAGTTCCTGTCCTTCGTGGTGCTCCATCGTTCACGTTTTCGTGCTTCACCTCCTAA
- the LOC118504942 gene encoding chymotrypsin inhibitor Ani s 6-like, producing MRVLIVGFAIFIALIALATHTAAGPANCDPVYEEWTDKADCDENCQNICSPVEDACLCRFGYLRDLTTGKCIPSDQCTPAPENVKLTCLGA from the coding sequence ATGAGGGTGTTGATCGTAGGATTTGCCATTTTTATAGCACTGATTGCGCTGGCCACCCATACAGCGGCCGGCCCGGCCAATTGTGATCCGGTCTACGAAGAGTGGACGGACAAGGCGGATTGCGATGAAAACTGTCAGAATATATGCAGCCCAGTGGAGGATGCTTGCCTTTGCCGGTTCGGATATCTGCGGGATCTAACCACTGGCAAGTGCATACCGAGCGACCAGTGCACACCAGCTCCGGAGAACGTCAAACTAACCTGCTTGGGAGCGTAA